A window from Sphingobium sp. EM0848 encodes these proteins:
- the lepB gene encoding signal peptidase I, translating into MTAADMTENSPLPSDEPTTPQTEGPEKTSVDWWQEAKSIGLLILAVLAFHSFVAKPFYIPSESMMPVLLKGDRLVVSKFPYGWSYVSPSFHPLPFLKGRIFGHMPQRGDIVIVSPQNKREDYIKRVIGLPGDILEVRGGQVILNGVPVPQKVLKPIRIPVDNNAPCPPMQFPGALVTDANGKSWCELPVRQETLPNGKSYVVIDMGPSTLDWYGPVRIPEGHVFLMGDNRDNSADSRAPLEENGLGGPVPWESIGGRAEFITFSLDGDSGWNPLSWLHAFRSGRAGNSLRPASVAVPK; encoded by the coding sequence ATGACGGCAGCGGACATGACCGAGAACAGCCCCCTTCCCTCCGACGAGCCGACCACGCCGCAAACAGAGGGCCCCGAAAAGACATCGGTCGACTGGTGGCAGGAAGCGAAGAGCATCGGCCTGCTGATCCTGGCGGTACTGGCCTTCCACAGCTTCGTCGCCAAACCCTTCTACATTCCCAGCGAATCGATGATGCCGGTGCTGTTGAAGGGCGACCGGCTGGTGGTGAGCAAATTTCCCTATGGCTGGTCCTATGTCTCGCCCAGCTTCCATCCGCTGCCCTTTCTGAAGGGCCGAATCTTCGGGCACATGCCCCAGCGCGGCGACATCGTCATCGTTTCGCCCCAGAACAAGCGCGAGGATTATATCAAGCGCGTCATCGGCCTGCCCGGCGACATATTGGAAGTGCGCGGCGGCCAGGTCATCCTGAACGGCGTGCCGGTGCCGCAGAAGGTGCTGAAGCCGATCCGTATTCCGGTCGACAACAATGCCCCCTGCCCGCCAATGCAGTTCCCCGGCGCGCTGGTGACCGATGCGAACGGCAAGAGCTGGTGCGAACTGCCAGTGCGGCAGGAAACCCTGCCCAACGGCAAGAGCTATGTCGTCATCGACATGGGACCGAGCACGCTTGACTGGTACGGGCCGGTGCGGATTCCGGAGGGCCATGTCTTCCTGATGGGCGACAATCGCGACAACAGCGCCGACAGCCGGGCGCCGCTGGAGGAAAACGGCCTTGGCGGGCCGGTGCCATGGGAATCGATCGGCGGCCGGGCGGAATTCATCACCTTCTCGCTCGACGGCGATTCGGGCTGGAACCCGCTGAGTTGGCTCCATGCCTTCCGCAGCGGCCGGGCGGGGAACAGCCTGCGTCCCGCGAGCGTTGCCGTTCCGAAATAG